A genomic stretch from Mycobacterium malmoense includes:
- a CDS encoding acyl-CoA thioesterase, with protein sequence MSVGFVAPVPVRWSDIDMYQHINHATMVTILEEARVPFLRDAFGADITSTGLLIADVRVTYKGQLRLADSPLQVTIWTKRLRAVDFTLGYEVRSVNADRESKPAVIAESQLAAFHIEEQRLVRLASHHREYLQRWIR encoded by the coding sequence TTGAGCGTCGGGTTCGTCGCGCCCGTGCCGGTGCGCTGGTCGGACATCGACATGTACCAGCACATCAACCACGCCACCATGGTCACGATCCTCGAAGAGGCACGCGTCCCGTTTCTGCGGGACGCGTTCGGCGCCGACATCACGTCCACCGGCCTGCTGATCGCCGACGTCCGGGTCACCTACAAAGGCCAACTGCGGCTGGCCGATTCGCCCCTGCAGGTGACCATCTGGACCAAGCGGCTGCGGGCGGTGGACTTCACGCTCGGGTACGAGGTGCGATCAGTCAACGCCGATCGCGAGTCGAAGCCCGCCGTCATCGCCGAGTCGCAGCTGGCCGCCTTCCATATCGAGGAGCAGCGGCTGGTGCGGCTCGCGTCGCACCATCGGGAGTATTTGCAACGGTGGATCCGGTAG
- a CDS encoding NAD-glutamate dehydrogenase — MTIDPGAKQDLEPWTAFTKGDEVPDWIADAYIESYRGPRGDEPGTPETGEDPAAMVTPAMLRAHYRLGECRPESRSCVCVYQADDPAGFGPALQVVTDHGSMLLDSVTVLLHRLGVPYAGIMAPVFAVQRSAAGDLLSVAPKPPDASQYNGEAWIYVQLLPSVDSKALAEVERLLPRVLTDVEQVARDAAELITTLSDLAAAVEADAHGRFSAPDREDVAELLRWLGNGNFLLLGYQHCRVHDGLVSGDGSSSLGVLRTRTGSRPRLTDDDKLLVLAQSVVGSYLRYGAYPYVIAVREYVKGGVVEHRFLGLFTVAAMNADVLDIPMVSRRVRKALAMADSDPIHPGQLLLDVIQTVPRSELFTLSAERLLAMAKAVVDLGSQRRALLFLRADRLQYFVSCLVYVPRDRYTTAVRLQIEDILVREFGGTRLEFTARVSESPWALMHFMVRLPQKDDTGPAAAPVDVSEANRIRIQGLLSEAARTWGDRLIAAATGPEGTVGHADAEHYATAFSEAYKQAVTPADAIEHIAIIDELSADSVKLVFSEQGTDAAQLTWFLGGQTASLSQLLPMLQSMGVVVLEERPFTVTRQDGLPVWIYQFKIQLHPTVPPAATAAERDSTAKRFADAVTAIWQGRVEVDRFNELVMRARLTWQQVVLLRAYAKYLRQAGFPYSQSYIESVLNEHPSTARSLVTLFEALFDPRGSSFKGSPTSRDAQAAAAAVAADIDALVSLDTDRILRAFASLVQATLRTNYFVTREGSARARNALALKLDAQLIDELPLPRPKYEIFVYSPRVEGVHLRFGPVARGGLRWSDRRDDFRTEILGLVKAQAVKNAVIVPVGAKGGFVLKRPPLPSGPKIGAAADRDATRAEGVACYQLFISGLLDVTDNVDHATKKVSPPPEVIRRDGDDAYLVVAADKGTATFSDIANDVAKSYGFWLGDAFASGGSVGYDHKAMGITAKGAWEAVKRHFREMGVDTQTEDFTVVGIGDMSGDVFGNGMLLSEHIRLLAAFDHRHIFLDPDPDSAVSWRERRRMFDLPRSSWDDYDKSLISEGGGVYSREHKAIPVSPQVRRALGIDGPGDGEITEMAPPNLIRAILQAPVDLLFNGGIGTYIKAESESDADVGDRANDPVRVNGNQVRAKVIGEGGNLGVTARGRVEFDLSGGRINTDAMDNSAGVDCSDHEVNIKILIDSLVTEGKVKADERTALLESMTDEVARLVLTDNEDQNDLIGTSRANAASLLPVHAMQIKYLEKRGLNRELEALPSEKEIHRRTEVGIGLTSPELCTLMAHVKLALKEDMLTTELPEQDVFASRLPQYFPTPLRERFTPEIRGHQLRREIVTTMLINDLVDTAGISYSFRITEDVGVGPIDAVRTYVATDAIFGVGDIWRRIRAANLPVAVSDRLTLDTRRLIDRAGRWLLNYRPQPLAVGAEINRFAAKVKDLTPRMSEWLRGDDKAIVEKEAAEFASQGAPDDLAYIVAAGLYRFSLLDIIDIGDITEIDAAEVADTYFALMDRLGTDALLTAVSELPRLDRWQSLARLAIRDDIYASLRSLSFDVLAVGEPDESGEEKIAEWEHISASRVERARRTLREIQESGAKDLATLSVAARQIRRMTRTSGRGSSS; from the coding sequence GGCATCATGGCCCCGGTGTTTGCGGTCCAGCGGAGCGCGGCGGGCGACCTGCTCAGCGTGGCACCGAAACCGCCCGACGCGTCGCAATACAACGGCGAGGCCTGGATATACGTCCAACTTTTGCCTTCCGTCGACAGCAAAGCCCTCGCCGAGGTCGAACGGCTGTTGCCCAGGGTCCTGACCGACGTGGAACAAGTCGCACGCGACGCCGCGGAGTTGATCACCACCCTGAGCGACCTGGCCGCCGCCGTCGAAGCCGACGCGCACGGCCGCTTCTCGGCGCCGGACCGCGAAGACGTCGCGGAGCTACTGCGCTGGCTGGGCAACGGGAATTTCCTGCTGCTCGGCTACCAGCACTGCCGGGTGCATGACGGCCTGGTCTCCGGCGACGGTTCCAGCAGCCTGGGCGTCCTGCGCACCCGCACCGGTTCCCGCCCCCGGTTGACCGACGACGACAAACTCCTGGTGCTGGCGCAATCCGTCGTCGGCAGCTACCTGCGCTACGGCGCTTACCCCTACGTCATCGCGGTTCGCGAATACGTCAAGGGCGGGGTTGTCGAGCACCGCTTCCTCGGGCTCTTCACGGTCGCCGCCATGAACGCGGACGTCCTGGACATCCCGATGGTCTCGCGCAGGGTCCGCAAAGCGCTCGCGATGGCCGACAGCGATCCCATCCACCCGGGCCAGCTGCTGCTCGACGTCATCCAGACCGTCCCGCGCTCGGAGCTGTTCACGCTCAGCGCCGAACGGCTCTTGGCGATGGCCAAAGCGGTGGTGGATCTTGGATCCCAACGGCGCGCGTTGTTGTTCCTGCGGGCCGACCGGCTGCAGTATTTCGTCTCGTGCCTGGTCTATGTGCCGCGTGACCGCTACACCACGGCGGTGCGGTTGCAGATCGAGGACATCCTGGTCCGCGAGTTCGGCGGGACGCGCCTGGAGTTCACCGCTCGCGTCAGTGAATCACCTTGGGCGCTAATGCATTTCATGGTTCGGCTGCCCCAGAAAGACGACACCGGCCCGGCCGCCGCGCCGGTCGACGTCTCCGAAGCCAACCGGATCCGGATCCAGGGGTTGCTGAGCGAGGCCGCGCGCACCTGGGGCGATCGCCTGATCGCCGCGGCGACGGGCCCCGAAGGCACCGTCGGGCACGCCGACGCCGAGCACTACGCCACCGCCTTTTCCGAGGCCTACAAGCAGGCCGTCACGCCCGCCGACGCCATCGAGCACATCGCGATCATCGACGAGCTTTCCGCCGATTCGGTCAAATTGGTGTTCTCCGAACAAGGTACGGACGCGGCGCAGCTGACCTGGTTTCTGGGTGGGCAGACCGCCTCGTTGAGCCAGCTGCTGCCGATGCTGCAAAGCATGGGCGTCGTCGTGCTCGAGGAGCGGCCGTTCACGGTCACCCGGCAGGACGGGCTGCCGGTGTGGATCTACCAGTTCAAAATCCAACTGCACCCGACGGTCCCACCGGCGGCCACGGCGGCCGAACGGGACTCGACCGCAAAGCGATTCGCCGACGCGGTCACCGCGATCTGGCAGGGCCGCGTCGAGGTCGACCGGTTCAACGAGCTGGTGATGCGCGCGCGGTTGACCTGGCAGCAGGTCGTGCTCCTGCGCGCCTACGCAAAGTACTTGCGGCAGGCGGGGTTTCCGTACAGCCAGTCCTACATCGAATCGGTGCTCAACGAGCACCCCTCCACCGCGCGATCACTGGTCACGCTGTTCGAGGCCCTATTCGACCCACGGGGTTCCTCTTTTAAGGGGTCGCCGACCAGTCGCGACGCGCAGGCGGCCGCCGCCGCGGTCGCGGCGGACATCGACGCGCTGGTGAGCCTGGACACCGACCGCATCCTGCGTGCGTTCGCGTCGCTGGTTCAGGCCACGTTGCGAACCAACTACTTTGTGACACGGGAGGGTTCGGCCCGCGCCAGGAACGCGCTCGCACTGAAACTTGATGCGCAGCTGATCGACGAGCTTCCGCTGCCGCGCCCCAAGTACGAAATCTTCGTGTACTCACCCCGCGTCGAAGGCGTGCACCTGCGGTTCGGTCCGGTGGCGCGTGGCGGCCTGCGCTGGTCCGACCGCCGCGACGACTTCCGCACCGAGATCCTGGGCCTGGTCAAGGCGCAAGCGGTGAAGAACGCCGTCATCGTGCCGGTCGGGGCCAAGGGCGGGTTCGTCCTCAAGCGGCCGCCGCTGCCTTCCGGCCCGAAGATTGGGGCGGCTGCCGACCGCGACGCCACCCGCGCCGAGGGTGTGGCCTGCTATCAGTTGTTCATCTCCGGGTTGCTCGACGTCACCGACAACGTCGACCACGCGACGAAAAAGGTCAGCCCGCCGCCGGAGGTGATACGGCGCGACGGCGACGACGCCTACCTGGTGGTGGCCGCGGACAAGGGCACCGCCACCTTCTCCGACATCGCCAACGACGTCGCCAAGTCCTACGGATTCTGGCTGGGCGACGCGTTCGCCTCCGGTGGATCGGTGGGCTACGACCACAAGGCCATGGGCATCACGGCCAAGGGCGCGTGGGAGGCCGTCAAACGCCACTTCCGGGAGATGGGGGTCGACACCCAGACCGAGGACTTCACCGTCGTTGGCATCGGCGACATGAGTGGCGACGTGTTCGGCAACGGCATGCTGCTCTCCGAACACATCAGGCTGCTCGCCGCCTTCGACCACCGGCATATCTTCCTGGACCCCGATCCCGATTCCGCGGTCTCGTGGCGGGAACGCCGGCGGATGTTCGACCTGCCGCGGTCCAGCTGGGACGACTACGACAAGTCGCTGATCAGCGAGGGCGGCGGGGTGTACAGCCGTGAGCACAAGGCGATTCCGGTCAGCCCGCAGGTCCGCCGCGCCCTCGGCATCGACGGCCCGGGCGACGGGGAAATCACCGAAATGGCCCCGCCCAACCTGATTCGGGCGATCTTGCAGGCGCCGGTGGACCTGCTGTTCAACGGCGGCATCGGCACCTACATCAAGGCCGAATCCGAGTCCGACGCCGACGTCGGCGACCGTGCCAATGATCCGGTGCGGGTCAATGGAAATCAGGTGCGCGCCAAGGTAATCGGTGAGGGCGGCAATCTCGGGGTGACGGCACGCGGCCGCGTCGAGTTTGATTTGTCCGGCGGGCGGATCAACACCGACGCGATGGACAACTCCGCCGGTGTGGACTGTTCCGACCACGAGGTCAACATCAAGATCCTGATCGACTCGTTGGTCACCGAAGGTAAGGTCAAGGCCGACGAGCGCACGGCGCTGCTGGAGTCGATGACCGACGAGGTCGCCCGGCTGGTGCTCACCGACAACGAGGACCAAAACGACCTGATCGGCACCAGCCGCGCCAACGCGGCCAGCCTGCTGCCCGTGCACGCGATGCAGATCAAGTACCTGGAAAAGCGTGGGCTCAACCGCGAATTGGAGGCGCTGCCGTCGGAGAAGGAGATTCATCGGCGCACCGAGGTCGGCATCGGGCTCACCTCACCCGAGCTGTGCACGCTGATGGCACACGTCAAGCTGGCGCTCAAAGAGGACATGTTGACCACCGAACTGCCGGAGCAGGACGTGTTCGCGTCCCGGCTGCCGCAATACTTCCCGACACCGCTGCGGGAACGGTTCACCCCGGAGATCCGCGGGCACCAGCTGCGCCGCGAGATCGTCACCACCATGTTGATCAACGACCTGGTGGACACCGCGGGCATCAGCTACTCCTTCCGGATCACCGAAGACGTCGGTGTCGGGCCGATCGACGCCGTGCGCACCTATGTCGCCACCGATGCCATCTTCGGGGTGGGTGACATCTGGCGGCGGATCCGCGCGGCCAACCTGCCCGTGGCGGTCTCGGATAGGCTCACGTTGGATACCCGACGGCTGATCGACCGCGCCGGACGCTGGCTGCTCAACTACCGCCCGCAGCCGTTGGCCGTCGGCGCCGAGATCAACCGGTTCGCCGCGAAGGTCAAGGACCTGACGCCGCGGATGTCGGAGTGGCTGCGCGGTGACGACAAGGCCATCGTCGAAAAGGAAGCCGCGGAATTCGCCTCGCAGGGCGCACCGGACGACTTGGCCTACATCGTCGCCGCCGGCCTATACCGCTTCAGCCTGCTCGACATCATCGACATTGGCGACATCACCGAAATCGACGCCGCCGAAGTGGCCGACACCTATTTCGCCCTGATGGACCGGCTGGGCACCGACGCCCTGCTGACGGCCGTGTCGGAGCTACCCCGACTCGACCGCTGGCAGTCGTTGGCGCGCTTGGCGATTCGCGACGATATCTATGCCTCGCTGCGCTCGCTGAGTTTCGATGTGCTCGCCGTCGGAGAGCCCGACGAGAGTGGCGAGGAAAAGATCGCCGAGTGGGAACACATCAGCGCATCCCGGGTGGAGCGGGCCCGGCGGACGCTGCGCGAGATCCAGGAAAGCGGGGCAAAGGATCTCGCGACGCTGTCGGTGGCGGCGCGGCAGATCCGCCGGATGACCCGCACCAGCGGCAGAGGGTCGTCGAGTTGA